The Azospirillum humicireducens DNA segment NNNNNNNNNNNNNNNNNNNNNNNNNNNNNNNNNNNNNNNNNNNNNNNNNNNNNNNNNNNNNNNNNNNNNNNNNNNNNNNNNNNNNNNNNNNNNNNNNNNNNNNNNNNNNNNNNNNNNNNNNNNNNNNNNNNNNNNNNNNNNNNNNNNNNNNNNNNNNNNNNNNNNNNNNNNNNNNNNNNNNNNNNNNNNNNNNNNNNNNNNNNNNNNNNNNNNNNNNNNNNNNNNNNNNNNNNNNNNNNNNNNNNNNNNNNNNNNNNNNNNNNNNNNNNNNNNNNNNNNNNNNNNNNNNNNNNNNNNNNNNNNNNNNNNNNNNNNNNNNNNNNNNNNNNNNNNNNNNNNNNNNNNNNNNNNNNNNNNNNNNNNNNNNNNNNNNNNNNNNNNNNNNNNNNNNNNNNNNNNNNNNNNNNNNNNNNNNNNNNNNNNNNNNNNNNNNNNNNNNNNNNNNNNNNNNNNNNNNNNNNNNNNNNNNNNNNNNNNNNNNNNNNNNNNNNNNNNNNNNNNNNNNNNNNNNNNNNNNNNNNNNNNNNNNNNNNNNNNNNNNNNNNNNNNNNNNNNNNNNNNNNNNNNNNNNNNNNNNNNNNNNNNNNNNNNNNNNNNNNNNNNNNNNNNNNNNNNNNNNNNNNNNNNNNNNNNNNNNNNNNNNNNNNNNNNNNNNNNNNNNNNNNNNNNNNNNNNNNNNNNNNNNNNNNNNNNNNNNNNNNNNNNNNNNNNNNNNNNNNNNNNNNNNNNNNNNNNNNNNNNNNNNNNNNNNNNNNNNNNNNNNNNNNNNNNNNNNNNNNNNNNNNNNNNNNNNNNNNNNNNNNNNNNNNNNNNNNNNNNNNNNNNNNNNNNNNNNNNNNNNNNNNNNNNNNNNNNNNNNNNNNNNNNNNNNNNNNNNNNNNNNNNNNNNNNNNNNNNNNNNNNNNNNNNNNNNNNNNNNNNNNNNNNNNNNNNNNNNNNNNNNNNNNNNNNNNNNNNNNNNNNNNNNNNNNNNNNNNNNNNNNNNNNNNNNNNNNNNNNNNNNNNNNNNNNNNNNNNNNNNNNNNNNNNNNNNNNNNNNNNNNNNNNNNNNNNNNNNNNNNNNNNNNNNNNNNNNNNNNNNNNNNNNNNNNNNNNNNNNNNNNNNNNNNNNNNNNNNNNNNNNNNNNNNNNNNNNNNNNNNNNNNNNNNNNNNNNNNNNNNNNNNNNNNNNNNNNNNNNNNNNNNNNNNNNNNNNNNNNNNNNNNNNNNNNNNNNNNNNNNNNNNNNNNNNNNNNNNNNNNNNNNNNNNNNNNNNNNNNNNNNNNNNNNNNNNNNNNNNNNNNNNNNNNNNNNNNNNNNNNNNNNNNNNNNNNNNNNNNNNNNNNNNNNNNNNNNNNNNNNNNNNNNNNNNNNNNNNNNNNNNNNNNNNNNNNNNNNNNNNNNNNNNNNNNNNNNNNNNNNNNNNNNNNNNNNNNNNNNNNNNNNNNNNNNNNNNNNNNNNNNNNNNNNNNNNNNNNNNNNNNNNNNNNNNNNNNNNNNNNNNNNNNNNNNNNNNNNNNNNNNNNNNNNNNNNNNNNNNNNNNNNNNNNNNNNNNNNNNNNNNNNNNNNNNNNNNNNNNNNNNNNNNNNNNNNNNNNNNNNNNNNNNNNNNNNNNNNNNNNNNNNNNNNNNNNNNNNNNNNNNNNNNNNNNNNNNNNNNNNNNNNNNNNNNNNNNNNNNNNNNNNNNNNNNNNNNNNNNNNNNNNNNNNNNNNNNNNNNNNNNNNNNNNNNNNNNNNNNNNNNNNNNNNNNNNNNNNNNNNNNNNNNNNNNNNNNNNNNNNNNNNNNNNNNNNNNNNNNNNNNNNNNNNNNNNNNNNNNNNNNNNNNNNNNNNNNNNNNNNNNNNNNNNNNNNNNNNNNNNNNNNNNNNNNNNNNNNNNNNNNNNNNNNNNNNNNNNNNNNNNNNNNNNNNNNNNNNNNNNNNNNNNNNNNNNNNNNNNNNNNNNNNNNNNNNNNNNNNNNNNNNNNNNNNNNNNNNNNNNNNNNNNNNNNNNNNNNNNNNNNNNNNNNNNNNNNNNNNNNNNNNNNNNNNNNNNNNNNNNNNNNNNNNNNNNNNNNNNNNNNNNNNNNNNNNNNNNNNNNNNNNNNNNNNNNNNNNNNNNNNNNNNNNNNNNNNNNNNNNNNNNNNNNNNNNNNNNNNNNNNNNNNNNNNNNNNNNNNNNNNNNNNNNNNNNNNNNNNNNNNNNNNNNNNNNNNNNNNNNNNNNNNNNNNNNNNNNNNNNNNNNNNNNNNNNNNNNNNNNNNNNNNNNNNNNNNNNNNNNNNNNNNNNNNNNNNNNNNNNNNNNNNNNNNNNNNNNNNNNNNNNNNNNNNNNNNNNNNNNNNNNNNNNNNNNNNNNNNNNNNNNNNNNNNNNNNNNNNNNNNNNNNNNNNNNNNNNNNNNNNNNNNNNNNNNNNNNNNNNNNNNNNNNNNNNNNNNNNNNNNNNNNNNNNNNNNNNNNNNNNNNNNNNNNNNNNNNNNNNNNNNNNNNNNNNNNNNNNNNNNNNNNNNNNNNNNNNNNNNNNNNNNNNNNNNNNNNNNNNNNNNNNNNNNNNNNNNNNNNNNNNNNNNNNNNNNNNNNNNNNNNNNNNNNNNNNNNNNNNNNNNNNNNNNNNNNNNNNNNNNNNNNNNNNNNNNNNNNNNNNNNNNNNNNNNNNNNNNNNNNNNNNNNNNNNNNNNNNNNNNNNNNNNNNNNNNNNNNNNNNNNNNNNNNNNNNNNNNNNNNNNNNNNNNNNNNNNNNNNNNNNNNNNNNNNNNNNNNNNNNNNNNNNNNNNNNNNNNNNNNNNNNNNNNNNNNNNNNNNNNNNNNNNNNNNNNNNNNNNNNNNNNNNNNNNNNNNNNNNNNNNNNNNNNNNNNNNNNNNNNNNNNNNNNNNNNNNNNNNNNNNNNNNNNNNNNNNNNNNNNNNNNNNNNNNNNNNNNNNNNNNNNNNNNNNNNNNNNNNNNNNNNNNNNNNNNNNNNNNNNNNNNNNNNNNNNNNNNNNNNNNNNNNNNNNNNNNNNNNNNNNNNNNNNNNNNNNNNNNNNNNNNNNNNNNNNNNNNNNNNNNNNNNNNNNNNNNNNNNNNNNNNNNNNNNNNNNNNNNNNNNNNNNNNNNNNNNNNNNNNNNNNNNNNNNNNNNNNNNNNNNNNNNNNNNNNNNNNNNNNNNNNNNNNNNNNNNNNNNNNNNNNNNNNNNNNNNNNNNNNNNNNNNNNNNNNNNNNNNNNNNNNNNNNNNNNNNNNNNNNNNNNNNNNNNNNNNNNNNNNNNNNNNNNNNNNNNNNNNNNNNNNNNNNNNNNNNNNNNNNNNNNNNNNNNNNNNNNNNNNNNNNNNNNNNNNNNNNNNNNNNNNNNNNNNNNNNNNNNNNNNNNNNNNNNNNNNNNNNNNNNNNNNNNNNNNNNNNNNNNNNNNNNNNNNNNNNNNNNNNNNNNNNNNNNNNNNNNNNNNNNNNNNNNNNNNNNNNNNNNNNNNNNNNNNNNNNNNNNNNNNNNNNNNNNNNNNNNNNNNNNNNNNNNNNNNNNNNNNNNNNNNNNNNNNNNNNNNNNNNNNNNNNNNNNNNNNNNNNNNNNNNNNNNNNNNNNNNNNNNNNNNNNNNNNNNNNNNNNNNNNNNNNNNNNNNNNNNNNNNNNNNNNNNNNNNNNNNNNNNNNNNNNNNNNNNNNNNNNNNNNNNNNNNNNNNNNNNNNNNNNNNNNNTTCGCAGACATCGAAAAACGCCCCGGTTCTCCCGAACCGGGGCGCTTTTTGCATTTGGACCGTCTTCCTCAGATCTCCCGCTTCGTCATATGGTCGGCGATATACTCCGCCTGCCGGATCGCCAGCGCGACGATGGTGAGGGTCGGGTTCTCCGATGCTCCGCTGGTGAACTGGCTGCCGTCCGACACGAACAGATTCTTGATGTCGTGCGCCTGTCCCCATTTGTTGACGACACCGTCGCGGGCGTTCGCGCTCATCCGGTTGGTGCCGAGATTGTGGGTGGACGGGTAGGGCGGGGTGTGGATGGTCCGGACAGCACCCACCGCGTCATAGACCGCCGAGCCGCGCCCATAGGCGTGGGTGCGCATGGCGATGTCGTTGGGGTGATCGTCGAAATGCACGTTGGGAATGGGCAGCCCGAACTTGTCCTTTTCGGTGCCGTGCAGGCTGACGCGGTTGGTCTCGCGGGGCATGTCCTCCCCCACCAGCCACATGCCGGCGATATGGTCGTAGGTATCCAGCGCCGAACTGAAATCACGGCCCCAGGCACCGGGATCGAGGAAGGCGGCCATGAAGGGCACGCCGAGCGACAGCGTTTCCATCTCGTAGCCGCCGACGAAACCGCGCCGCGGGTCGAAGCGGGACTCGTCCTTGATGATGCCGGCCATGGTGGTGCCGCGGTACATGTGGACCGGCCGGTCGAACACGGCATAGACGGAACCGGTCATGTGCCGCATGTAGTTGCGCCCGACCTGACCGGAGGAGTTCGCCAACCCGTCCGGGAACATCGTCGAGGCGGAGTTCAGCAGCAGGCGTGGGCTTTCGATGGAGTTGCCGGCCACCGCGACGATGCGGGCCTTCTGCCGCTGGATGGCGCCGGTGCCGTCGGCATAGAGCACGGCATTGACCCGGCCCCTGGCATCATGCTCCACCTTCAGGACCTGGGCGTTCGGCCGGACTTCGAGGTTGCCGGTGGCCTCGCCCTTGGGGATCTCGGTGTACAGGGTGGACCATTTCGCACCCGATTTGCAGCCCTGGAAACAGAAGCCGATCTGCTGGCAGGGTCCGCGGCCATCGCGCGGCTTGCTGTTGATCGACATGTTGCCGGTGTGGAAATCGGTGTAGCCCAGCTTCTTGGCGCCGGCCGCCAGCACCTTGTAATTGTTGTTGCCGGGCAGCCGCGGGATGCCGTTGGTGCCGGTCGTGCCCATCTTGAACTCGGCCTTGGCGTAGTAGGGCTCCATCTCCGCCAGCGTCACCGGCCAGTCGAGCAGGTTGGCCCCCTCCACCGCGCCATAGGTCGTGCGCGCCTTGAACTCATGCTCCTGGAAGCGGAGCGAGGCGCCGGCCCAATGGACGGTGGAGCCGCCGACCGCCTTGACGATCCAGGCCGGCAGGTTGGGGAAGTCCTTCGCCACCCGCCAGGCGCCCGAAGTGGTCCGCTTGTCGAGCCAGGAGATTTGCGAAAAGCTCTTCCATTCGTCGTTCACGAAATCCTGAATCTCGTGGCGGCCGCCGGCTTCCAGGCAGACGACCTTGATCCCCTTCTGGGCCAGTTCATTCGACAGCGTGCCGCCGCCGGCACCCGATCCGATCACCACCACGACGCCGTCGTCGTCCAATGAGAATTTCGCAGCCATGTCTCGGTCCTCCCCGTTTCGGACTTTTGTGGGCGTTCATTGAGGCAGGTCGCGTCAGGCGTCCTTGATCCAGTCGAGATCGTCGAAGCCGCGGTGGATGTAGCCGCCATATTCGGCGGACGCCCCTTCGTAGCCGAGCTTCGCCCACACCTCCGGCTGGTTGTAGAGGGCGACCACCATGTCGCCGCGGACCTTGTGGAAGAACGGGGTGGTTTCGATGGATTTCAGCACCGTGACGCGATCCGCTTCGGCCGGGATGGCGGCATAGGGAGCGCTGCGCAGCCTGCGCGC contains these protein-coding regions:
- a CDS encoding GMC family oxidoreductase, with translation MAAKFSLDDDGVVVVIGSGAGGGTLSNELAQKGIKVVCLEAGGRHEIQDFVNDEWKSFSQISWLDKRTTSGAWRVAKDFPNLPAWIVKAVGGSTVHWAGASLRFQEHEFKARTTYGAVEGANLLDWPVTLAEMEPYYAKAEFKMGTTGTNGIPRLPGNNNYKVLAAGAKKLGYTDFHTGNMSINSKPRDGRGPCQQIGFCFQGCKSGAKWSTLYTEIPKGEATGNLEVRPNAQVLKVEHDARGRVNAVLYADGTGAIQRQKARIVAVAGNSIESPRLLLNSASTMFPDGLANSSGQVGRNYMRHMTGSVYAVFDRPVHMYRGTTMAGIIKDESRFDPRRGFVGGYEMETLSLGVPFMAAFLDPGAWGRDFSSALDTYDHIAGMWLVGEDMPRETNRVSLHGTEKDKFGLPIPNVHFDDHPNDIAMRTHAYGRGSAVYDAVGAVRTIHTPPYPSTHNLGTNRMSANARDGVVNKWGQAHDIKNLFVSDGSQFTSGASENPTLTIVALAIRQAEYIADHMTKREI